The following proteins are co-located in the Oscillospiraceae bacterium genome:
- the secD gene encoding protein translocase subunit SecD: MRRKYLFPLVLVVTLLLTYVAFFGFELYPLDLKGASEMRFGIDIRGGVDVAFYPKDLNRAPTAAELEMARTIIETRLDQRNIVDRDVTIDSENGYVFVRYPWRADETEFDPGKAIEELGSMAQLTFRDPDGTVVLSGEHVDSANAELDQSSQSLSNASFLVRLKLKPEGRTRFAEATARLVNQQISIYMDDAMISSPTVQEAIDSDECVITGSFTSADATLLANQINSGALPFGMTTNNYSAISPILGANALEVMVLAGLIAFILICLALIFYYRLSGVVASISLLLQVAGQLLLLLSFDLTVTLPGIAGIILSIGMGVDANIIIAERIREELRSGKSIASAVTFGFQRAFSSVFDGNITVLIVAFIMLFFGSGAILSFAYTLLFGIIMNFVAGVLATRLMTFSLTQYAPLRKTSAFLSKRSLEKREVRIFPFFEKRKIYFFISGGIALLGVVMIFVNGVRLDIQFTGGSILKYTMSETVTLDAEDAAGVASEALAGRLVTAQITTDFATGEKKLVLNMAGNQTLTNEDTQRVTEALQTRYPEQAFEMAEINNVAPFFGQRFLQNGAIAILLSALLIILYVAFSFRKIHGLSAGIMSLVSLFHDVFVVFFTFVIFRIPIGDSFIAVALTILGYSINDTIVIYDRIRENTMLSKNEPVESLVNRSISQSFTRSLYTNLAVFVSVVLVYIFAAGNGLDSIISFALPMSIGTISGCYSTICIAGPLWTMWQRRKGAKAA; encoded by the coding sequence ATGAGAAGAAAATATCTTTTCCCTCTTGTGCTCGTGGTGACGCTGCTGCTCACCTACGTGGCCTTCTTTGGGTTTGAGCTCTATCCTCTCGATCTGAAAGGCGCGTCGGAGATGCGCTTTGGCATCGACATCCGGGGCGGCGTCGACGTCGCGTTCTACCCGAAAGACCTGAACCGCGCCCCCACCGCAGCGGAGCTGGAGATGGCCCGCACGATCATCGAAACCCGCCTCGACCAGCGAAACATCGTGGATCGCGACGTCACGATCGACAGCGAAAACGGCTATGTCTTCGTGCGTTACCCCTGGCGGGCCGACGAGACTGAATTTGACCCAGGCAAGGCCATCGAGGAACTCGGCAGCATGGCGCAGCTCACGTTCAGAGATCCCGACGGGACCGTCGTCCTCAGCGGCGAGCACGTGGACTCCGCCAACGCGGAATTGGACCAGAGCAGTCAGTCCCTCTCCAACGCCAGTTTTCTCGTGCGCCTGAAACTGAAGCCGGAGGGACGCACGCGCTTTGCCGAGGCCACGGCGCGTCTCGTGAACCAGCAAATCTCCATCTATATGGACGACGCCATGATCTCCTCGCCCACCGTTCAGGAGGCCATCGACTCCGACGAGTGCGTCATCACGGGCAGCTTCACGAGCGCGGACGCCACGCTCCTCGCCAATCAGATCAACTCCGGCGCGCTGCCGTTTGGCATGACGACGAACAACTACAGCGCAATCAGCCCGATCCTCGGCGCCAACGCGCTGGAGGTCATGGTCCTCGCCGGCCTGATCGCGTTCATCCTCATCTGCCTCGCGCTGATCTTCTACTACCGGCTGTCCGGCGTGGTCGCCAGTATCTCGCTGCTGCTTCAGGTAGCGGGCCAGCTCCTGCTCCTGCTGAGTTTCGACCTCACGGTGACGCTGCCCGGCATCGCGGGTATTATCCTGTCCATCGGCATGGGTGTGGACGCCAATATCATCATCGCGGAGCGCATCCGCGAGGAACTGCGCAGCGGTAAATCCATCGCTTCGGCGGTGACGTTCGGTTTCCAGCGCGCCTTCTCGTCGGTGTTCGACGGCAACATCACGGTGCTCATCGTCGCGTTCATCATGCTGTTCTTCGGTTCGGGCGCGATCCTCTCGTTCGCCTACACTTTGCTCTTCGGCATCATCATGAACTTCGTGGCCGGCGTATTGGCGACGCGGCTCATGACTTTCTCGCTCACCCAGTATGCGCCGCTGCGCAAGACAAGCGCCTTCCTCTCCAAGCGCTCCCTTGAGAAGCGTGAGGTCAGGATCTTCCCGTTCTTTGAGAAGCGCAAGATCTATTTCTTCATCTCCGGCGGCATCGCGCTGCTCGGCGTCGTCATGATCTTTGTGAACGGCGTACGGCTCGACATCCAATTCACGGGCGGCTCGATTTTGAAATATACGATGTCGGAGACCGTTACGCTGGATGCGGAGGACGCGGCCGGGGTCGCCTCGGAGGCTCTCGCCGGCCGTCTGGTCACGGCGCAGATCACCACCGACTTCGCCACCGGCGAGAAAAAGCTGGTTCTCAACATGGCGGGCAACCAGACTCTGACCAATGAGGACACCCAGCGCGTCACCGAGGCGCTGCAGACGCGTTACCCGGAACAGGCCTTTGAGATGGCCGAGATCAACAACGTGGCTCCCTTCTTCGGGCAGCGTTTCCTGCAAAACGGCGCCATCGCCATCCTGCTCTCGGCGCTGCTCATCATCTTGTACGTGGCGTTCAGCTTCCGAAAGATCCATGGCCTCTCGGCCGGCATCATGTCGCTGGTTTCACTGTTCCACGACGTCTTCGTCGTGTTCTTCACCTTCGTCATCTTCCGAATCCCCATCGGGGACTCGTTCATCGCCGTGGCGCTGACGATCTTGGGTTATTCGATCAACGACACCATCGTCATCTATGACCGCATCCGTGAAAACACGATGCTGAGCAAGAACGAGCCCGTGGAGAGCCTGGTAAACCGCAGCATCTCGCAGAGCTTCACCCGCTCGCTCTACACAAACCTGGCCGTCTTCGTCAGCGTGGTACTTGTCTACATCTTCGCCGCCGGCAACGGCCTCGACTCCATCATCAGCTTCGCGCTGCCCATGAGCATCGGCACCATCAGCGGCTGCTACTCCACCATCTGCATCGCCGGTCCGCTGTGGACCATGTGGCAGAGGCGCAAAGGCGCCAAAGCCGCGTAA
- a CDS encoding 4-vinyl reductase — translation MRNVFENNSPHAHFSWKNLGDIEEGRGDLGEEMPVLVYRLMQYTMLDVLSQSLGLEKANEFFRAAGHLAGTEYAKNTLNLQLDFDGFLSGLQKSLKDLKIGILRMESFNADTGAILLTIGQDLDCSGLPVTYENVCVYDEGFLSGILETYTGRKCAVREVDCWASGDRVCRFEAVMTETPA, via the coding sequence ATGCGAAATGTGTTCGAAAACAATAGTCCGCACGCCCATTTTTCGTGGAAAAATTTGGGAGACATCGAGGAGGGCCGCGGCGATCTCGGCGAGGAAATGCCCGTACTCGTGTATCGTCTGATGCAGTACACCATGTTGGACGTACTGAGCCAGTCCCTCGGCCTAGAAAAAGCGAATGAATTTTTCCGGGCGGCGGGCCATCTCGCAGGCACGGAATACGCCAAAAACACCCTAAATCTGCAACTCGACTTTGACGGTTTTCTTTCGGGCTTGCAGAAGTCTCTCAAAGATCTAAAAATTGGAATTCTGCGCATGGAATCTTTCAATGCGGATACCGGCGCCATCTTGCTGACGATAGGTCAGGATCTGGACTGCAGCGGTCTTCCGGTGACCTATGAAAATGTCTGTGTCTATGACGAGGGATTCCTGTCCGGCATCTTGGAAACGTACACCGGGCGAAAATGCGCCGTTCGAGAAGTGGATTGTTGGGCCAGCGGAGACCGGGTCTGCCGGTTCGAAGCTGTGATGACGGAAACGCCCGCATAA
- a CDS encoding diguanylate cyclase, with translation MSNQNADLLFGFLRDIIYKPSSASLDVDQLDDDFRALGEGLIYFAKCIEEQRRFAMALSRGELHIPVPPPDNMLAAPLKALHGSLLHLTWQSQQVAKGDYQQRVDFMGEFAEAFNTMVKQLDARARSIEREMELNRSKTQALEQSNALLTSLTSNAPQMIIVISDEDGSTLFENDSAKGLLQTQPTLISRLLALDESDKSNTPGYDLEIVLGNTPRYFSVASYSLHWSGQNATAFLLNDVSTDIQLFKKLESHAYYDNLTLLHNRYYGMQLFHQWLGENREFILCFADLDNLKYVNDTFGHAEGDAYIKKAAHLLQYTFEDAVSCRLGGDEFMLLIPHCTVGEAARLMEALRVHLENAHQDKPYLSNISYGIVEVRADNVLPAGELLSMADEAMYLYKRTYKKTFHMRSL, from the coding sequence GTGTCGAATCAAAACGCGGATCTTCTGTTCGGTTTCCTGAGAGATATTATCTATAAACCTTCCAGTGCTTCTCTGGATGTGGACCAGCTGGACGATGATTTCCGCGCGCTGGGCGAGGGGCTTATTTATTTTGCCAAATGCATTGAGGAACAGCGCCGTTTCGCGATGGCACTGTCCCGCGGGGAACTGCATATCCCGGTCCCTCCCCCCGACAACATGCTGGCCGCCCCCTTGAAGGCCCTGCACGGCAGCCTGCTTCATCTCACATGGCAGTCTCAGCAGGTGGCCAAAGGGGATTATCAGCAGCGCGTCGATTTCATGGGTGAATTCGCCGAGGCTTTCAATACGATGGTCAAACAGCTCGACGCGCGCGCGCGTTCCATTGAACGGGAAATGGAACTGAACCGGAGCAAGACACAGGCTCTTGAGCAGAGCAACGCCCTGCTCACGAGCCTCACATCCAACGCGCCGCAGATGATCATCGTGATCAGCGACGAGGATGGCAGCACGCTGTTTGAAAACGATTCCGCGAAGGGTCTTCTGCAGACACAGCCGACGCTGATTTCCCGACTGCTGGCGCTCGATGAGAGCGACAAGAGCAACACCCCCGGGTATGATCTGGAAATCGTGCTGGGGAACACGCCCCGGTATTTTTCAGTCGCCTCTTACTCCTTGCACTGGAGCGGGCAAAACGCCACCGCTTTTCTGCTCAACGACGTCAGCACCGACATCCAGCTGTTCAAGAAACTGGAGAGCCACGCCTACTACGACAACTTGACCCTGCTTCACAACCGGTATTACGGCATGCAGCTCTTCCATCAGTGGCTGGGAGAAAATCGGGAATTTATCCTTTGCTTTGCAGACCTGGACAATCTAAAATATGTCAACGACACCTTCGGCCACGCCGAGGGCGACGCTTACATCAAGAAAGCAGCTCATCTGTTGCAGTACACGTTTGAGGACGCTGTCTCTTGCCGTCTGGGCGGCGACGAATTCATGTTACTGATTCCCCACTGCACGGTCGGCGAGGCGGCTCGCCTCATGGAGGCGCTGCGTGTTCATCTGGAAAACGCTCATCAGGACAAGCCCTACCTCAGCAACATCAGTTACGGCATTGTCGAGGTCCGCGCCGACAACGTCCTGCCGGCCGGCGAGCTCCTGAGCATGGCCGACGAAGCCATGTATTTATACAAACGCACGTACAAAAAAACTTTCCATATGCGTTCCCTTTGA
- a CDS encoding epoxyqueuosine reductase QueH: MTLLHVCCAPCSIQCVASLRGEGIEPTLFWYNPNIHPFTEYRSRRDALIDYAGRIGAALVQQGEYGLRAFLAEVGPDGTNRCVHCYRVRLEETARRAAAHGCDSFSTTLLISPYQDHEALRTAAAAAAARHGVAFLYRDFRPLFRAGQQAAREMGLYRQKYCGCLFSEEERYLSTAR, from the coding sequence GTGACGCTGCTGCATGTCTGTTGCGCGCCGTGTTCGATCCAATGCGTGGCCTCGCTGCGTGGGGAGGGGATCGAGCCGACGCTATTCTGGTACAACCCCAACATTCACCCGTTCACGGAGTATCGGAGCCGGCGGGACGCCCTGATCGACTACGCGGGCCGGATCGGAGCCGCGCTTGTGCAACAGGGCGAGTACGGATTGCGGGCCTTTTTGGCGGAGGTCGGCCCCGATGGGACGAACCGGTGTGTTCACTGCTACCGTGTGCGGCTCGAAGAGACCGCGCGCCGCGCGGCGGCGCATGGGTGCGACAGCTTCTCTACCACCTTGCTCATCAGCCCGTACCAGGACCACGAAGCGCTGCGGACCGCGGCGGCGGCGGCGGCGGCCCGCCACGGCGTAGCCTTCCTTTACCGAGACTTTCGCCCGCTCTTTCGCGCCGGTCAGCAGGCCGCCAGAGAGATGGGCCTCTACCGGCAAAAGTATTGCGGCTGCCTCTTCAGCGAAGAGGAGCGGTATCTCTCAACGGCGCGCTGA
- the mnmE gene encoding tRNA uridine-5-carboxymethylaminomethyl(34) synthesis GTPase MnmE produces MYDTIAAISTGPATGAIGIVRLSGADAVTAAGRLFRADSGRAFAEAPARHMIGGALCDLSGRVLDRILAVVFRAPESYTGEDMVELHCHGALPVLQEALRTLYELGVRPARPGEFTKRAFLCGRIDLTQAEAVADLISAQTADAARNAAGQIGGAISREIEAVYALATDLCAQFRAEVDFPEEDVPPLSLSEASVSLRAAAVRLTALADTYARGRILREGVRCAIIGRPNVGKSSLLNALLGFDRAIVTDRPGTTRDTLEESVHLGGLWLRVSDTAGLHEAGDEIERLGVARARLAAQSAQLLFLVLDGSMPIADEDRAVMDQVRGRPTVVVVNKSDLPECIEMDVLEAAFLHVCRVCAASGDGLTQLDSLVRRLFEFGAPPCDGSLLTNARHAEAVARAADALTSAADALAGGITPDVVLTELETGLDALGEITGRRISEDIMHRIFERFCVGK; encoded by the coding sequence ATGTACGACACCATCGCCGCCATTTCCACGGGGCCGGCCACCGGCGCCATCGGCATCGTCCGCCTCAGCGGCGCCGACGCCGTGACCGCCGCCGGTCGGCTCTTTCGCGCCGACAGCGGCCGCGCGTTCGCGGAAGCCCCGGCGCGCCACATGATCGGCGGCGCGCTGTGCGACTTGTCCGGCCGCGTGCTGGACCGCATCCTGGCGGTCGTGTTCCGCGCCCCGGAGAGTTACACGGGGGAGGACATGGTGGAACTCCACTGCCACGGCGCCCTGCCCGTGCTGCAGGAGGCGTTGCGGACCCTCTACGAGCTGGGCGTCCGGCCGGCCCGGCCGGGCGAATTCACCAAACGCGCCTTTTTGTGCGGCCGCATAGACCTGACGCAGGCCGAGGCGGTTGCTGACCTGATCTCGGCCCAGACCGCCGACGCCGCGCGCAACGCCGCCGGGCAGATCGGCGGCGCGATCAGCCGTGAGATCGAAGCGGTCTATGCGTTGGCGACCGACCTCTGTGCACAGTTTCGCGCCGAGGTCGATTTCCCGGAGGAAGACGTCCCTCCTCTGTCCTTGTCGGAGGCCTCGGTCTCTCTGCGGGCGGCGGCGGTCCGGCTGACGGCCCTGGCGGACACCTATGCGCGCGGACGGATCCTGCGCGAGGGGGTGCGGTGCGCGATCATCGGCCGGCCCAATGTGGGCAAATCCTCTCTGCTGAACGCCCTGTTGGGGTTTGACCGGGCCATCGTGACCGACCGGCCCGGTACAACGCGGGACACGCTGGAGGAGTCCGTACACCTGGGCGGCCTGTGGCTGCGCGTCTCCGATACGGCGGGGCTTCACGAGGCGGGCGACGAGATCGAGCGTCTGGGCGTGGCCCGTGCCCGTCTGGCGGCGCAGTCCGCGCAGCTTCTCTTCCTTGTGCTGGACGGGTCCATGCCGATCGCAGACGAAGATCGGGCCGTGATGGACCAGGTGCGGGGCCGGCCCACCGTCGTCGTGGTCAACAAATCCGACCTGCCGGAGTGCATTGAGATGGATGTGCTGGAGGCGGCTTTTCTGCATGTCTGCCGGGTCTGCGCCGCCAGCGGCGACGGACTCACACAACTCGATTCTCTGGTCCGGCGCCTCTTCGAGTTTGGCGCGCCGCCCTGCGACGGCAGCCTGTTGACAAACGCGCGCCATGCCGAGGCGGTGGCCCGCGCCGCCGACGCACTGACCTCGGCCGCCGACGCGCTGGCGGGCGGCATCACCCCCGACGTCGTACTCACGGAGCTGGAGACCGGGCTGGACGCGCTGGGCGAGATCACCGGCCGGCGTATCTCCGAGGACATCATGCACCGCATATTCGAACGCTTCTGCGTAGGCAAATGA